In a genomic window of Pararge aegeria chromosome 7, ilParAegt1.1, whole genome shotgun sequence:
- the LOC120625180 gene encoding coronin-7 isoform X1, whose protein sequence is MAWRFKASKYKNAAPIVPKPEACIRDVCVGSYQTYGNNICASAAFMAFNWEHVGSSMAVLPLDDCGRKSKTMPLLHAHSDTITDMEFSPFHDGLLLTGSQDSLVKVWHIPTEGLKESLSTPECTLSQKQRRVENVGFHPVADGLIHVASGHEFALWDLTQQKEAFVTRDHGEVIQSTSWKKDGKLVATSCKDKKVRILDPRASSPVLGVANSHQNIKDSRLVWLGDSDRILTTGFDSARLRQIMIRDIRNLSQTQKTLELDCSTGVLMPLFDADTNMLFLAGKGDTTILYMELTDRDPYLIEGLRHSGEQTKGACLVPKRALRVMEGEVNRVLQLTGSSVVPIMYQVPRKSYREYHADLYPETSGAVTYLSAPMWVQNQDYPVPNISLHPNANNCTQVHRGNLEELVKAILSMPPPKKTDPKPIVTQHIEEPSKTIAKPTAPEPKDEDRIDFVNVKDMIKGMEKQKPDPKDYSKENGFHKKIIDNGHDFDKKINDEGEIITEKPEEKTEKSLERAEKSLEKTESSDSSESLSRSNSLINGVPVQVPKPLPRSSISEAGSADDHSEAPKPKPRTTAVAISGYKPRLGPKPFSASAGNEEFSFDKVFSVPAVPGLPKSDSGLSPVSAPASTTPVTTTPPLRDDEKEKSLSPTSDVDVIPNKEEYTNGKSDTSLEEEVNSSDSGYRPKTPSTAERRKLFESTDGNQSIADLRRAYEVRSKSVAVEPEAPPSPAPLRRRDSLKSRKSPEREEKRSSVPNVTTKRTSTVFGKVSKFRHLKGTPGHKSTHVENIKNISRQISGECNGFYANGTRCAVPIGGGGGGRIGVVELPLGATSIAKAPPPHPSALHPLSLLHPAPLQDWTFDPFSDQRLMVACDDGLLREWIIPEGGLQESTNEPKRTFSAHPDKIYIVRFHPTASDLLITAAHDLTIKIWDLSQEVPTAEITLTGHTEQIFAMEWSPCGEYLATVCKDGYVRIYKPRSSTEPIRKGPGPVGSRGARIVWALHDTHLVVTGFDKVSERQILLYKACDLSAPVCTVGLDVSPAILHIHIDHDSNTLFLTGRGDSTIYCYEVTCESPFLCALSHHRSGTLHQGIAFLPKSLLAVDKVEFARALRLTNGTIEPLSFTVPRKKSELFQDDLFPPTLVTWEPWQSGRDWLANKPVTPRTVSLQPPGMEALSAHSAPAPTPAKEKPPQKPKPDLIKSHVPMDPKEKQESIMKAMSAKVKIDLKLEQDSMEGVDESEWDQ, encoded by the exons ATGGCCTGGCGTTTTAAAGcctctaaatataaaaatgctgCACCCATTGTGCCTAAGCCCGAAGCATGTATAAGAGATGTGTGCGTTGGCTCATATCAGACTTATGGGAACAATATTTGTGCATCTGCTGCCTTTATGGCGTTCAACTGGGAGCATGTTGGGTCAAGTATGGCAGTTCTTCCTCTGGATGACTGTGGTAGGAAGAGTAAAACTATGCCCCTCCTGCATGCACACTCTGACACAATAACGGACATGGAATTCTCTCCATTTCATGATGGATTGCTTTTAACAGGATCTCAGGATTCTCTG GTAAAAGTGTGGCATATACCAACTGAAGGTCTCAAGGAGTCACTCTCAACGCCAGAGTGCACTCTGTCACAGAAACAACGCAGGGTGGAGAATGTTGGCTTCCACCCTGTGGCCGATGGTTTGATTCATGTAGCATCAGGTCACGAGTTTGCCTTATGGGATTTGACACAGCAGAAAGAAGCCTTTG TAACCAGAGACCATGGAGAAGTGATACAGTCAACCTCTTGGAAAAAAGATGGCAAGTTGGTAGCAACGTCGTGTAAGGATAAGAAAGTGCGTATCCTGGATCCGCGGGCCTCCAGCCCAGTGCTGGGCGTTGCAAATAGCCACCAGAACATCAAGGACAGCAGACTCGTGTGGCTTGGCGATAGTGATAGGATTCTAACCACTG GTTTCGATTCAGCGCGACTTCGTCAGATAATGATCCGCGACATACGTAATCTATCTCAAACCCAGAAGACATTGGAGCTGGACTGTTCCACTGGAGTACTTATGCCGTTGTTCGATGCAGACACTAATATGCTATTTCTGGCTGGCAAAGGAGACACTACCATACTTTATATGGAGTTGACTGACCGCGATCCATACCTTATTGAAGGGTTGAGGCATtctg GTGAGCAAACTAAGGGCGCCTGTTTAGTACCGAAGCGAGCGTTGCGCGTGATGGAGGGTGAAGTCAATCGCGTTCTGCAGCTGACGGGTTCTTCGGTAGTTCCCATCATGTATCAAGTGCCCAGGaag AGTTACCGTGAATACCACGCAGATCTATATCCGGAAACGAGTGGGGCGGTCACCTACCTCAGTGCTCCGATGTGGGTTCAAAACCAAGATTATCCTGTACCGAACATCTCTCTACATCCAAATGCCAATAACTGTACCCAG GTACACCGCGGTAATCTTGAGGAATTAGTCAAAGCTATTTTGTCTATGCCACCACCAAAGAAAACGGATCCAAAACCAATAGTAACACAACATATTGAAGAACCATCGAAAACAATAGCGAAACCAACAGCGCCAGAACCAAAAGACGAAGACAGGATAGACTTCGTTAACGTTAAAGATATGATTAAAGGCATGGAAAAACAGAAACCAGATCCGAAAGACTATTCGAAAGAAAACGGATTTCACAAGAAAATCATTGACAATGGACACGATTTCGACAAAAAAATCAACGACGAAGGCGAAATTATAACCGAAAAACCTGAAGAGAAGACCGAAAAGTCCCTCGAAAGGGCCGAGAAGTCCCTCGAAAAGACCGAAAGTTCGGATTCATCTGAATCGTTATCTAGGAGTAACAGCTTAATAAATGGTGTACCGGTACAGGTTCCGAAACCTTTGCCAAGGTCATCTATTTCCGAGGCTGGTTCAGCGGATGATCATTCGGAAGCGCCTAAACCTAAACCTAGGACCACAGCCGTAGCAATTTCCGGTTACAAG CCTCGTCTAGGTCCGAAACCATTTTCAGCGTCAGCCGGAAACGAAGAGTTCTCTTTCGACAAAGTGTTTTCTGTGCCTGCCGTACCAGGTCTTCCTAAATCAGATTCAG GACTTTCCCCAGTCTCAGCACCTGCTTCTACTACTCCTGTAACAACTACCCCACCCTTGAGAGATGATGAGAAAGAGAAGTCTCTTTCTCCCACCAGCGATGTTGACGTTATACCTAACAAAG AAGAGTACACTAATGGCAAGTCGGACACAAGTCTGGAAGAGGAGGTGAACTCATCAGACTCTGGATATAGACCCAAGACACCCAGCACGGCTGAGAGAAGAAAGCTATTCGAGTCTACTGA TGGCAACCAATCGATTGCGGACCTTCGTCGCGCCTATGAAGTTCGCTCTAAGAGCGTTGCCGTCGAACCAGAGGCACCGCCATCGCCCGCGCCTCTAAG GCGAAGAGATTCACTGAAGTCCCGTAAAAGTCCAGAACGAGAAGAGAAGCGATCATCAGTTCCGAATGTTACTACTAAAAGAACGTCGACAGTTTTTG GCAAAGTATCCAAGTTCCGCCACCTGAAAGGCACGCCGGGTCACAAGTCCACGCATGTAGAGAATATCAAGAACATCAGTCGTCAGATATCTGGAGAGTGCAACGGCTTCTATG CTAATGGAACCCGTTGCGCAGTCCCAATTGGTGGTGGAGGTGGAGGCCGCATAGGGGTAGTGGAGCTACCCCTCGGTGCTACGTCAATCGCTAAAGCACCCCCTCCGCACCCCTCGGCTTTACATCCTCTTTCCCTGTTACACCCTGCTCCGTTACAAGATTGGACCTTCGACCCCTTCAGCGACCAGCGCCTTATGGTGGCCTGTGATGATGGACTGCTCAGGGAGTGGATCATACCTGAGGGTG GCCTTCAAGAATCAACCAACGAGCCTAAAAGAACATTCTCGGCGCATCCAGACAAAATTTACATTGTCCGCTTTCACCCCACCGCCTCGGATCTCCTAATAACAGCAGCTCACGACCTGACTATCAAGATCTGGGATCTCAGCCAAGAAGTACCTACAGCGGAGATCACGTTAACTGGTCACACGGAACAAATATTTGCCATGGAATGGTCGCCCTGCGGAGAATATTTAGCTACGGTTTGCAAGGATGGCTATGTTAGG ATATACAAACCTCGTTCTTCAACGGAACCAATCCGAAAAGGCCCGGGACCCGTGGGCAGTCGTGGCGCGAGAATTGTATGGGCGTTGCACGACACGCATCTCGTGGTTACTGGATTTGACAA AGTGTCAGAACGCCAGATTCTGCTATACAAGGCGTGTGACCTGTCGGCGCCAGTGTGCACCGTGGGGCTCGACGTATCGCCTGCTATCTTACACATACACATCGACCACGACTCCAATACACTGTTCCTGACCGGACGc ggtgattcaACGATATACTGCTACGAAGTGACGTGCGAGTCGCCGTTTTTGTGCGCGCTCTCCCATCACAGATCCGGCACTTTACACCAGGGCATCGCGTTCTTACCCAAAAGTCTACTAGCTGTTGATAAG GTTGAATTCGCGAGAGCGTTACGACTGACAAATGGAACGATCGAACCGCTGTCGTTTACTGTGCCCAGAAAAAAG AGCGAATTGTTCCAAGATGACTTGTTCCCGCCCACACTGGTGACGTGGGAGCCCTGGCAATCCGGAAGAGATTGGTTGGCCAACAAGCCAGTCACGCCCAGAACCGTCAGCTTGCAGCCGCCGGGCATGGAAGCAT TATCGGCTCACTCTGCGCCCGCGCCGACCCCGGCTAAGGAGAAGCCGCCACAGAAACCGAAGCCGGACCTCATTAAGTCACACGTGCCTATGGATCCTAAGGAGAAACAGGAGAGT ATAATGAAAGCAATGAGCGCGAAAGTGAAAATTGATCTCAAACTCGAACAAGACAGTATGGAGGGAGTCGACGAGTCCGAATGGGACCAATGA
- the LOC120625180 gene encoding coronin-7 isoform X2, which translates to MAWRFKASKYKNAAPIVPKPEACIRDVCVGSYQTYGNNICASAAFMAFNWEHVGSSMAVLPLDDCGRKSKTMPLLHAHSDTITDMEFSPFHDGLLLTGSQDSLVKVWHIPTEGLKESLSTPECTLSQKQRRVENVGFHPVADGLIHVASGHEFALWDLTQQKEAFVTRDHGEVIQSTSWKKDGKLVATSCKDKKVRILDPRASSPVLGVANSHQNIKDSRLVWLGDSDRILTTGFDSARLRQIMIRDIRNLSQTQKTLELDCSTGVLMPLFDADTNMLFLAGKGDTTILYMELTDRDPYLIEGLRHSGEQTKGACLVPKRALRVMEGEVNRVLQLTGSSVVPIMYQVPRKSYREYHADLYPETSGAVTYLSAPMWVQNQDYPVPNISLHPNANNCTQPRLGPKPFSASAGNEEFSFDKVFSVPAVPGLPKSDSGLSPVSAPASTTPVTTTPPLRDDEKEKSLSPTSDVDVIPNKEEYTNGKSDTSLEEEVNSSDSGYRPKTPSTAERRKLFESTDGNQSIADLRRAYEVRSKSVAVEPEAPPSPAPLRRRDSLKSRKSPEREEKRSSVPNVTTKRTSTVFGKVSKFRHLKGTPGHKSTHVENIKNISRQISGECNGFYANGTRCAVPIGGGGGGRIGVVELPLGATSIAKAPPPHPSALHPLSLLHPAPLQDWTFDPFSDQRLMVACDDGLLREWIIPEGGLQESTNEPKRTFSAHPDKIYIVRFHPTASDLLITAAHDLTIKIWDLSQEVPTAEITLTGHTEQIFAMEWSPCGEYLATVCKDGYVRIYKPRSSTEPIRKGPGPVGSRGARIVWALHDTHLVVTGFDKVSERQILLYKACDLSAPVCTVGLDVSPAILHIHIDHDSNTLFLTGRGDSTIYCYEVTCESPFLCALSHHRSGTLHQGIAFLPKSLLAVDKVEFARALRLTNGTIEPLSFTVPRKKSELFQDDLFPPTLVTWEPWQSGRDWLANKPVTPRTVSLQPPGMEALSAHSAPAPTPAKEKPPQKPKPDLIKSHVPMDPKEKQESIMKAMSAKVKIDLKLEQDSMEGVDESEWDQ; encoded by the exons ATGGCCTGGCGTTTTAAAGcctctaaatataaaaatgctgCACCCATTGTGCCTAAGCCCGAAGCATGTATAAGAGATGTGTGCGTTGGCTCATATCAGACTTATGGGAACAATATTTGTGCATCTGCTGCCTTTATGGCGTTCAACTGGGAGCATGTTGGGTCAAGTATGGCAGTTCTTCCTCTGGATGACTGTGGTAGGAAGAGTAAAACTATGCCCCTCCTGCATGCACACTCTGACACAATAACGGACATGGAATTCTCTCCATTTCATGATGGATTGCTTTTAACAGGATCTCAGGATTCTCTG GTAAAAGTGTGGCATATACCAACTGAAGGTCTCAAGGAGTCACTCTCAACGCCAGAGTGCACTCTGTCACAGAAACAACGCAGGGTGGAGAATGTTGGCTTCCACCCTGTGGCCGATGGTTTGATTCATGTAGCATCAGGTCACGAGTTTGCCTTATGGGATTTGACACAGCAGAAAGAAGCCTTTG TAACCAGAGACCATGGAGAAGTGATACAGTCAACCTCTTGGAAAAAAGATGGCAAGTTGGTAGCAACGTCGTGTAAGGATAAGAAAGTGCGTATCCTGGATCCGCGGGCCTCCAGCCCAGTGCTGGGCGTTGCAAATAGCCACCAGAACATCAAGGACAGCAGACTCGTGTGGCTTGGCGATAGTGATAGGATTCTAACCACTG GTTTCGATTCAGCGCGACTTCGTCAGATAATGATCCGCGACATACGTAATCTATCTCAAACCCAGAAGACATTGGAGCTGGACTGTTCCACTGGAGTACTTATGCCGTTGTTCGATGCAGACACTAATATGCTATTTCTGGCTGGCAAAGGAGACACTACCATACTTTATATGGAGTTGACTGACCGCGATCCATACCTTATTGAAGGGTTGAGGCATtctg GTGAGCAAACTAAGGGCGCCTGTTTAGTACCGAAGCGAGCGTTGCGCGTGATGGAGGGTGAAGTCAATCGCGTTCTGCAGCTGACGGGTTCTTCGGTAGTTCCCATCATGTATCAAGTGCCCAGGaag AGTTACCGTGAATACCACGCAGATCTATATCCGGAAACGAGTGGGGCGGTCACCTACCTCAGTGCTCCGATGTGGGTTCAAAACCAAGATTATCCTGTACCGAACATCTCTCTACATCCAAATGCCAATAACTGTACCCAG CCTCGTCTAGGTCCGAAACCATTTTCAGCGTCAGCCGGAAACGAAGAGTTCTCTTTCGACAAAGTGTTTTCTGTGCCTGCCGTACCAGGTCTTCCTAAATCAGATTCAG GACTTTCCCCAGTCTCAGCACCTGCTTCTACTACTCCTGTAACAACTACCCCACCCTTGAGAGATGATGAGAAAGAGAAGTCTCTTTCTCCCACCAGCGATGTTGACGTTATACCTAACAAAG AAGAGTACACTAATGGCAAGTCGGACACAAGTCTGGAAGAGGAGGTGAACTCATCAGACTCTGGATATAGACCCAAGACACCCAGCACGGCTGAGAGAAGAAAGCTATTCGAGTCTACTGA TGGCAACCAATCGATTGCGGACCTTCGTCGCGCCTATGAAGTTCGCTCTAAGAGCGTTGCCGTCGAACCAGAGGCACCGCCATCGCCCGCGCCTCTAAG GCGAAGAGATTCACTGAAGTCCCGTAAAAGTCCAGAACGAGAAGAGAAGCGATCATCAGTTCCGAATGTTACTACTAAAAGAACGTCGACAGTTTTTG GCAAAGTATCCAAGTTCCGCCACCTGAAAGGCACGCCGGGTCACAAGTCCACGCATGTAGAGAATATCAAGAACATCAGTCGTCAGATATCTGGAGAGTGCAACGGCTTCTATG CTAATGGAACCCGTTGCGCAGTCCCAATTGGTGGTGGAGGTGGAGGCCGCATAGGGGTAGTGGAGCTACCCCTCGGTGCTACGTCAATCGCTAAAGCACCCCCTCCGCACCCCTCGGCTTTACATCCTCTTTCCCTGTTACACCCTGCTCCGTTACAAGATTGGACCTTCGACCCCTTCAGCGACCAGCGCCTTATGGTGGCCTGTGATGATGGACTGCTCAGGGAGTGGATCATACCTGAGGGTG GCCTTCAAGAATCAACCAACGAGCCTAAAAGAACATTCTCGGCGCATCCAGACAAAATTTACATTGTCCGCTTTCACCCCACCGCCTCGGATCTCCTAATAACAGCAGCTCACGACCTGACTATCAAGATCTGGGATCTCAGCCAAGAAGTACCTACAGCGGAGATCACGTTAACTGGTCACACGGAACAAATATTTGCCATGGAATGGTCGCCCTGCGGAGAATATTTAGCTACGGTTTGCAAGGATGGCTATGTTAGG ATATACAAACCTCGTTCTTCAACGGAACCAATCCGAAAAGGCCCGGGACCCGTGGGCAGTCGTGGCGCGAGAATTGTATGGGCGTTGCACGACACGCATCTCGTGGTTACTGGATTTGACAA AGTGTCAGAACGCCAGATTCTGCTATACAAGGCGTGTGACCTGTCGGCGCCAGTGTGCACCGTGGGGCTCGACGTATCGCCTGCTATCTTACACATACACATCGACCACGACTCCAATACACTGTTCCTGACCGGACGc ggtgattcaACGATATACTGCTACGAAGTGACGTGCGAGTCGCCGTTTTTGTGCGCGCTCTCCCATCACAGATCCGGCACTTTACACCAGGGCATCGCGTTCTTACCCAAAAGTCTACTAGCTGTTGATAAG GTTGAATTCGCGAGAGCGTTACGACTGACAAATGGAACGATCGAACCGCTGTCGTTTACTGTGCCCAGAAAAAAG AGCGAATTGTTCCAAGATGACTTGTTCCCGCCCACACTGGTGACGTGGGAGCCCTGGCAATCCGGAAGAGATTGGTTGGCCAACAAGCCAGTCACGCCCAGAACCGTCAGCTTGCAGCCGCCGGGCATGGAAGCAT TATCGGCTCACTCTGCGCCCGCGCCGACCCCGGCTAAGGAGAAGCCGCCACAGAAACCGAAGCCGGACCTCATTAAGTCACACGTGCCTATGGATCCTAAGGAGAAACAGGAGAGT ATAATGAAAGCAATGAGCGCGAAAGTGAAAATTGATCTCAAACTCGAACAAGACAGTATGGAGGGAGTCGACGAGTCCGAATGGGACCAATGA